GCCACCAAAATCGCCACCGTCCATCACCGCCTGGGCGACCTCTACGGCTATCCATCCTGGCAGCCGCTCGGCCAGCCGGCCATCGACGAGTTGATCGGAACCTTCCTCAGCCAGAACACATCCGACGCCAATGCCTCCCGCGCCTTCGCCAGCCTGAAAGCCGCCTACCCCACCCCCCAGGCGGTGATGGACGCCCCGACCGGGGAACTGGCCGCGATCATCCGCTCCGGCGGGCTGGCCCAGCAGAAGGCCCCGCGCATCCAGGCGGCGCTGCGAGCCATCTACAACGAGCGGGGGGACTTCGACCTGGACTGGCTGGCCGAACTGCCGGTGGACGAGGCCCGCGCCTGGCTCGTCCGGCTGGATGGCGTCGGCAACAAGACCGCCTCGATCCTGCTTCTCTTCGGCTTCCAGCGCCCGGCCTTCCCCGTCGATACCCACGTCCACCGCCTCAGCCGCCGTTTGGGGCTGGCCCCGGCCACTGCCAGTCCCGACAAGGTCATGCGCCTCATCGAAGACCACGCCTCCCCCGCCAGCTTCTATCCCCTGCACCTCAACCTCATCCGCCACGGGCGGGCGGTGTGCAAGGCCCAGCGACCGCGCTGCCCCGAATGCGTGTTGGCCACTATCTGCGATTGGCGCCGGGCGAATCCCCCTTAGTTTCTACGAACTTCGGGCAGAGGATGCCCAAGTCGCAAGCCCAACACGATCCACCCCTCTAGCACCTCCTGCAGCTCCGTGCGACACATCTCCAGGCTATCCGAATTGGCGTACACACCCTGAAAGCCTGGGATTTCGCCATAAAAACTCTCATCGTCGAGAATTTCGTAACGTGCCTGTCGCATTGCTTGTGAAATGTACTCAGTTAACATAGTTTGCTCCTCAATAGCGTAGGCCTTTATTGCACTTGACCATTGCTGATCATATCACACCACTCGGATTCACCTCAATCATAGTGATATTTACAGGTAATGACGCGTCGCATAGTGCCTGTTATATCTCAACTTCAATAAGGTTCACATTGCTGTTGACATGAGCAATCGAACGTAACAAACGGTCTCTATTTTTTTCTGATCGCAACAGATAATCCGTTTCGTCAAACTCAGAAACGTAACTGCTCAGCCTGTCTGGATTGTTGCCACGAATTGCACGAATTTGACGAATTTTGCTTGTGATCATTCGTGTAATTCGTGTAATTCGTGGCAGAGGCTAAGTAGTTACTCAGAAACAACGATTTCTAGCGATTTGCCTTTGAAGAGCATTTTCAAGGCCTCCAAGAAATCGCTGTTCAAATCGTCTGCTTCTAAATGATAGACTGTGTACATGAGTCACCTCAAATGCTCGCTCTTGCCGCAGGCTGTGACTGCGCGACCGGCGGAATCAACAGCCGTTCCATCATAGCACACCACCTGATCGCTGCCAAGCGTCAGCGCCAGCCCCTCTTCACCTGCCCGTGATTCTTCCTTCCCTCCGCCACCTCGTCTTCCTTTGGCTCGCCGCCGCCTTCATCCTGGCAGGCTGCGGGGCGACGGCGCCATCCCCCTCGCTCGTGGCCCCCACACGGGTGGTTGTGGTCGAGGCCAGCCCGACGAGCGCGCCCACCCACACACCTACCTCCTCGCCTTCCCCCACACCCACACCTTCCCCCACCGCCTCTCCCACCCCCACCATCACCCCCACCCCCACCGCAACCCCCGGCCCCACCCCCGATGGCAACCTGCGCACGGCCCGCGTCCCCATCCTGATGTACCACTACATCTCCCAGCCGCCGCCCGACGCCGACATCTACCGCCAGGACCTCTCGGTCGATCCAGAGACCTTCGCCGCCCACCTGGATTATCTCAAAGCCG
Above is a genomic segment from Caldilineales bacterium containing:
- a CDS encoding endonuclease III, with the protein product MPDPTLALATKIATVHHRLGDLYGYPSWQPLGQPAIDELIGTFLSQNTSDANASRAFASLKAAYPTPQAVMDAPTGELAAIIRSGGLAQQKAPRIQAALRAIYNERGDFDLDWLAELPVDEARAWLVRLDGVGNKTASILLLFGFQRPAFPVDTHVHRLSRRLGLAPATASPDKVMRLIEDHASPASFYPLHLNLIRHGRAVCKAQRPRCPECVLATICDWRRANPP